A genome region from Nocardia sp. NBC_01730 includes the following:
- a CDS encoding SRPBCC family protein, translating to MNLENRFSIPVPAVDAWRVLLDLERMAPHVPGVVLIGGDESGCKGKIKVKLGPAGLTYHGVLKILSRNELARVAVPEGEGRARNNGTAKALITCRLIESGNESTTVFVETELVTTDKPAEYSGDVIAAVTETLIAHFAANLAEELVALAPVDLESLMHTELPHWIADGAAPKSDRPTEPVSLLNATVGARVVKRLAPVAVTVTLLIVLQLVRRRPKSSI from the coding sequence ATGAATCTCGAGAACAGATTCAGCATTCCCGTTCCGGCTGTCGACGCTTGGCGGGTGCTGCTGGATCTCGAGCGGATGGCGCCACATGTCCCGGGCGTGGTGCTCATCGGTGGGGATGAGAGTGGTTGCAAGGGCAAGATCAAGGTCAAACTCGGCCCGGCCGGTCTGACTTACCACGGCGTCCTCAAAATCCTTTCCCGGAACGAGTTGGCGCGGGTCGCGGTACCGGAAGGTGAAGGCCGGGCTCGTAACAACGGCACCGCGAAGGCCTTGATCACCTGTCGCCTCATCGAATCCGGCAACGAATCGACCACCGTTTTCGTCGAAACGGAGCTGGTCACGACGGATAAGCCAGCCGAGTACAGCGGCGACGTGATTGCCGCCGTCACCGAAACCCTCATCGCCCATTTCGCCGCAAACCTCGCCGAGGAGCTCGTTGCCTTGGCGCCGGTCGACCTGGAGTCATTGATGCATACCGAACTTCCGCACTGGATCGCCGACGGTGCGGCACCGAAGTCGGACCGCCCGACGGAGCCGGTCAGCTTGCTGAACGCCACTGTCGGCGCCCGCGTAGTCAAACGGCTTGCTCCGGTTGCCGTCACAGTGACGCTGCTGATCGTGCTGCAGCTCGTGCGACGTCGACCGAAGTCGTCCATCTAA